ACAATACAGACTTTTTTCCTAGAAGTTCCTAGTTTATTTAATTCCCTGCATAACATATTATAATTATATTCCAGCGTTATGTCATATATGGGCTTGTCTTCATAATTCACTGTGATTATATTGTTCATAAGCTTCTCCTACTCGTCTTCACCAAGATTATAAAATTCCAAATCATCCTGATTAGAACCCCTGCTGGTATCTGTCTGCTGCACCGTCTCTCCTGTATAGTGAATGCGATTTGCTTTTATTTCTGGCTGAATGCCTGCCGCCGCTTCTTCTCTAAAATTGATAGCCCCTTGTTCACTTGTTTTCTCAAGAAATGTATCCAGATTGGCAATATGTATTTTAAAACTGTCACTTTCTAAAAGTTCACATTGAGCTGATGCCAAGTGTTTAAATTGGGCTTTATAGGCTTCATACTGTCTGATTAACTGTATTGTTTGCTGTTGCAGTCTTTCATACTCACTTGAGGCTTCTGCCACAATCATCTGGGCTTTTACTCTTGCTTCTTCCTTAATGGCCGTAGCTTGCAGATTCGCTGCATTTTTAGTTTCTTCTGCGGTCTGTTCTGCCAATACTAACGCCTTTTGTAACGTCTTCTCAATGGTTTTATAATAATTAATCCCCTCATTTAATACGCTGATTTTATCATTTAACTCCATATTTTCTTTGTATATTGCTTCATATCCAATCAAAAGTTCGTTTAAAAAATTATCAACATCTTTTTTATCATAACCGATCCCGGTTTTAAAGGTTTTGCTTTGTAATTCAATGGGTGTAATCATTTAATTTCCTCCTAAATGTATTTTAATATCGAAACGAATAGACGCCCTTTTTTTGTTTGATTTTCCATCCCTTTAAAAATAAATTTACCCAATCCCCTGACAGAAACTGTCTCCTCTTCCTTTAATTGATAACTATTAGATTCCACTAATCTACCGTCTACAAAAACCTTGCCCCCGGATATAAGACCTAAGATACTGTTTCTTGAGGTATGAAAGGCCAAAGCTATTACGGCATCTAATCTGATGGAGGATACACTTCCTCTAATTTCTTTAAAATCAGGCTGAATTTCAGGTAACTCTTCCGTAAGAATCTCACATCTGATACTGGTATGCCTTATCTTTGTCAAATTATCAACAATAAATTCACTAATAGAAGCCTTGCAAAATACAAAGCCTTCTTTTTCTTTAACCAGTATATCTCCCAAAAGACTTCGTTCAATACCAAGATTCATAAGTGCACCAAGAAAATCCCTATGGTTTAAATCATCACTAAACTTTTTATTTAACGGGAGCATCCTGATGCAGGTAATATAATCTGAAAAAGCTTTTACGTCAGTATCTGCGTAAAAGCATAGTACTTTCCTTTCAGCGCCGTTATAGCCGCCAAAAAGATAATAATTCACTTTTGGTAATTCATGTCTTAAAGAATAGAATATGCTGATTTCATTGAGATTTAAGAAGTCAGAATAGGTCTGATACCCTCTATTGTCTGCCGTTCTGGCAAGTTCTATAAAGCGTTTCCGCAATATCTGCTCCTCTTTATCTTTGTCCATATTAAAACCCTTTATATCTCAGTACATCCTGTGATACAGCCGCAGAAACCCAGGTTAAAAGAATCCAATGCGGCATTCCTTTATTATATTTTCTTTCAACCAGTCAGACATAAAGCCAGTCTCTTATCATTAGCCTCAGTTATTTCAATGTATAGAAAAAATCCTGTAAAAAAAGTATAACAACAAAGCCAATAAGCGGTGCTAAATCAGCTGTTGGGTTATTAAATATTGAATGTCTTAACAAATGCCTGATGGGTCCCAATAATGGTTCTGTTAATGTTCCTAAAAAATCACGGAATCCTTTGTGAAATTGCATCCAGGAGGTCAATACATATAAAAACAAAATGATTTCAAGTATTACAAAAAAAACATAAAACACATTATATATTAAACTAAGCATTTACTTAAAATTCCTTATTTAGTGTAGGCACTTCAAAGCCGTCATTTTGTATCAAATCCATATAATCACCAGAAATGTCAACTGTATCTGGAGATATAATAAATATATAACTTGAAATCTGATGAAGCCTGCCATTCATGGCATAAACCGCCCCTGAAATAAAATCCATTATTCTTTGCGCTAAATCTACATCAAAACCTTCCAGGTTGATAACAGCTGCACGTCCTGATAAAAGCATATCACAAATGTCTTGAGAATCTTCAAAAGTAGTAGGTTTCATAATACAGACTTCAAACCCCTTAGGTGTTGTACGGATTGGTACAACTTTATTGGTTGTTGTTCTATCCATTCTGGTCACCTTATCTTTCTTGACTTCATTTAATACATTATTCAGAATCGGGGACGTATCCTCTTTCTCAAATGTTGTACTATATTGTTGTCTAGATGATGCCTTACGTTCCATCTTCTCAGCACGTTTTAATTCTTTTTCTTCTATTTCGTTGACATAATCATCATAATCGTCATCTTCTGTTAGTTTTAATGAGTCTAGTATGTTCTTAAAAATATTTGCCATATGTCAAATCTCCTATCCAAAATCGTTATAAAGAAAAATCACCCTTGGTATAAAAAATACTTTAAGAACTATTTTCTTCACACAAGCGGGAATATGTAGTGCTGTATAGGTCCCGCTTACCTATACAAAAAATGCTAAGAACAAATAAGGCCAGCTCTTTTATCTCAAAGGTATTTTCTTATAATACAATTTATGTTATGAACTTAAATTATATCGTATAATTTCTTTCACCAAAAATGCCTGTACCAACTCGAACCATAGTCGCACCTTCTTCTATAGCAACTTCATAATCTCCAGTCATTCCCATAGAAAGCACATCCATACTAACATTATCAATGTTTTTTAATTTTATGTCAATATTTAATTGTCGCAAATTTCTAAAATGCTCACGGTTTTTCTCAGGATTCTCTACAAAAGGTGCTATGGTCATCAGTCCTTTGACACGAATATTCTTAAACTTGGAAATTTCGAGCAAGAAGGGATATACATCTTCTGCAAAAATCCCGTATTTTGAATCTTCTTTTGCTATGTTTACCTCTATTAATATATCACATATAACATTTCGCTTAGCAGCTTCCTTATCAATTGCCTCTGCAAGGCGCACTGAATCAACAGAATGAATTAATTTCACCTTATCCACAATATATTTCACTTTATTTGTCTGTAGATGTCCGATTAAATGCCAGTTTAAGTCTTTGGGAAGCACTCTATACTTTTCAGTTAACTCCTGCACCTTATTTTCACCAAACTCAATTACGCCCTCTTCCAAAACCTCTTCAATGCAGGAAACAGGGTTCGTTTTACTTACAGCAATCAATGTAACTTCTTTCCGATTACGCCCGGCTCTGATGCATGCTGCTTGTATATTCTCTTGAACTTTTGTCAAATTTTCTTTTATCAAAGAAGTAGCTCCTTTCGATTTAAGTTTATGTTAATCAATTGCCTATTCGGTTAGGTATTAATAAATTACAGCCTGCTCCACTGCAGTGTTACCATCCAGGGCTATATTATCATATACCGATAATCCATAGTCTGTACCTTTCTTTATGATACAGTACTCCTCATTACTATAAAGTATTTCAATTCGTCTGAATATAGCATAGCCCTTATTGACATTAAATGTGCCTTCTAAAGTCTTTTTCTCCAATAGCTGATATCGATCTTCAGAATCATTTTTTATTATCCAGTCACCAGTTTCAAACAAACGCCCATCCACGTAACCATATTCTTCGTCACTATAATAAATATCCGTGGGTATAAACTCCGTACTAATTTGTTCTTTTCCATCTTTCACAGTAATGGCTTCTCGGTTTAAGCCGTTACTGCCTGAATTGCCACCTTTCGTAAAATACTCTAATGGCACCAGATAAAATTCTTTGTCTACAATAGAGCTCACTGGAATTTTTAAGCCTACAGCCGAATTAACTGATATTTCTACTGAAATAAATCTCTGATTCATATAATAATTCATATACTTGTCCAACGACAGCATGCCATAGTATTCAGACCCCTTCTTTGATAAAGTAATTGGAACATTAGCTGAAAGCCCATCATCAGAGAAAGTTATTTTAACAGTATCTTTATCCTTTAATTTATTATACTGCTCTTCATTCAATAGGAGCAGTATATTCCATTTATCACTTGTTATTATCTTATAAACCGGGCTTTTATTCTCAATCAAATCCATTGTTCTTAACTGAGTTTTTGAATAATTCTCTGTATTAAAATTCTCAGCTGTTGTATTGTCTATGGATAAATCCTCATAATTATCCATCGTATATGTAATAATTCCGCTGGAAGAAGATTTTACCACTTTTAAGGTACTGCCTTCTGCATTCTCAGCCAACACATTTTGTAAATTAGTAAGCATATTATCATTTATTACCTGCAAAATTGAACTTTCCAGCTCTGACTTTAATTGATATGCTTTTGTAAAATTTCCATTTTCATAACTTTTATGAAAATCTCTAATTTCATTCTTTATACTGCTGGTCTCGTCATCAGATATTGATAAACTTTCTTCCGTGCTGCTGATTAAATCATAAGAATTCTTATTAGCATCTACGGAATAGACTGTTGAATTTTTCGATACACGTTCACCATCTCGGTGATAATAGTTAATATATCCGGCAGTATCTGTGTAAATTACTTTTTCTTTTCTAAATATTAATCCTTGGAAGACAAAGTCATCTGCTGTTGTGCCTTCTTTCACCTCATATATAGTTAAGTGTTCTTTTGTAAAAAACATGAAAACACTAATAAGCACGTATACAAAAACAATTAAAAACACAATTACACCAATGTTTACGGTCTTCCGTCTCCGATATTTGGTGACTTTTGTATTTGAACTCAATCAATCAGCCTCCTTTATATTTCTACTCTATTATACTTATAAATGAAAAATAAGAAAAGCCCTAATCGTAGTTTTTTGCAAAAACCTCTTTAGGAATATTAAGAATATATTTGGTAACAATATTTTATGTAACAAAAAGGAGGTAACAAATTGAAAACAGTAGATTATATAGCTCTATGTTTAGTCATCATCGGAGCCATTAATTGGGGACTAATCGGATTTTTAGGATTTGATTTAGTCCGTGTGATCTTTGGTGATATGACCATTGTTTCCAGAATTATTTACGCATTAGTTGGTATTGCCGGTTTATATGCATTAAGCTATTTTGGAAGGCTGCGTAGCGAATAAACACATCCATTTTAAAACCGGCAACATATAAACAGCGGCATTATGAATATGCCGCTGTTTATATGTTAAAATATTACTATCACTTTTTGACAACTATAGCATTAAATTATAGACTATAATGAAACAATAACATCTTTCCTAACAATTTCAGGTAACTCATCTTTGTTCAGTGATATACTAATAACAAAGTCTACCTGATATAATTCTGATATTCGTTTTAATTTCTCAAGGATTAAGGAGATATTAGGTCCTTCGGTAAGTGCTATACTGAGGAAACTATCAAGGAAAACCACCTCTAAATCGTGATCCTGCGAGACCAATCCACATATGAAACCAATAAATTCACTGTAGTTCTCAATGCAATAATCCTTCACATTGATTAATCTTATCCTGTTGCTTAACTCATACATGTGTTTATTGTTTTTGTCAAGATAAACAATACTACCTTTTGCTGTTTGGGACACATGATTTGCTTTTTCAATCAGTACCTTTGTCTTACCCTTACCTTTTTCGCCTGCAATAATCTGTATCATTATATCTCCTCCTTAAGATGTGTACATTTTTGGGTGATATGCATGAATTATTGACTAATATATATTAATTATAGTATATTATCACTCAAAAAACAACCAAAATATAGAAATATTTATGGAATCATCTCAAGTAAACGTGTCATTTGCGAAAAAAGACTGTCCCCATTCTCTGCCTGAAGTATTAATGATATATATTCTTTATCCTTATTGTCTTTACTATATAAAATAAGACAATTTCCGGCTTTACTGGTGGTACCCGTTTTACCTCCCACTACTGTAATGCCTTCTGGCGATTTTTCGGTATTCTTTAAATATCTGTTTGTCGTGAGAAAATTTTTAACTTGCTCTTGACCGTTAGAATCTGTATAATTTAAAGTAACATCTGTAGTGTTAATTATCTTGACGAATTCGTCATATTGAATCAGTTCATTAAATATCAAATATAAATCATAAGCTGTTGTATAATGATTATCATTATGTAGCCCATGAGAGTTTACGAAATTAGAATGCACTGCTCCAACATTTTTAGCAGCTTCATTCATTAATTTGGCAAAAGCTTCTTCACTTCCTGCAACATGTTCCGCTATTGCTATTCCAGCATCGTTCCCTGAATAAATCAAAAAGCTGTCAAGTAAATCGCCCAGTTTAATCTTATCACCTTCTTTGAAACCGCATAATTTAGCACCGCTTTCAGTAATATGAGAAGCATTATAGCTAACAGTAACAGTATCATTAAGATTTGCTTTTTGTAAGACTACCAGTGCTGTAATGATTTTAGTCAGACTTGCTGGATACATTCTTTCATACACATTATTGGCATAAACTACCGTATCATCAGTTGCATTAACAATTAGGGCTGAAGTTGCTGACACAGCTGTATCAGACATATGGTTTAATTCATCCGGTATAATAGTCAAGTCACTGGCAAATAAATTTGCAGTTTCAACACCGGCCTGTATATCAAATCCGGCTAAACTATCTGCTTCATTATATGGCACTAATATCTGTTTTGAATTAGAGCAGCCTGTTAAGAATGTAAGTGACAATACGGCTATCATTATCTTTTTATTCATATTATAGCAATGGCCTTTCCGATTAAAAATATGATGCATTTTCAATCTAATCCCCATGTCCTTTCCTATACCTGCAATCATTTGACCACAGGCACAACGTGTAATTAAAATATTATTTTCAAACTACACTTTTAGAACAACTCACTAATTAATATGAGTCATTCTGGAAAGCTTACGCTTTGAATATCTCGCGCCAATCCAAATCACCACGATCCAAAGCTTTAATTAGCAGCTCAGCGGAAGCCAAGTTAGTTGCTAATGGAATATTATGTGTATCACACAAACGAACTACATTATTTACATCAGGTTCATGAGATTTTGGAGATAACGGATCTCGTAAAAAGATTACCAAATCAATCTGATTATGCTCAATTTGGGCACCCATCTGCTGTTCTCCACCAAGATGACCTGCAAGGTACTTGTGTACATTAAGGTTAGTTACTTCTTCAATCAGTCTGCCTGTAGTTCCAGTTGCAAATAATTCATGTTTGTTTAAAATTCCGCGATAAGCGATGCAAAAATTCTGCATTAGTTTCTTTTTTGCATCATGTGCTATCATTCCGATATTCATATGGTTTTACCCCCTTTTATTTTTTCTTTGAAGACTAATATTAATTACCATACCAATTGCTATCATACTGCTTACCATGGAGCTTAATCCATAACTTACAAATGGCAGGGGAATTCCTGTATTCGGCAAAAGTGCTGTTGCAACTCCTACATTTACAAATACCTGGAACATAAACATTGCTCCGATACCTATTGCAATCAGCATTCCCATACGATCCGGAGCATGTCTTGCAATGCTTAAGCATTTAAATATTATAATGGATAACAGTATTATTATACCACATCCACCGATAAATCCAAGGGCTTCTCCTGCAACAGAAAAAATAAAATCACTTTCTGCAATAGGTACATACGTATCACTTATTAAAGATTCTTTGCCTTCAGTTATTAACTTACCAGCTAATTGACCTGATCCAATAACCTGTATGGAATTATCTTGCTGATACATGGTATTAGAGGATGTGTCAGCTTGTGGATCAAGAAATGAAGCTATTCTTGTTTGTTGGTAATCCGTTAAAAAGAATATATCATAATCCTGTTGAATTCCCCATAAGGTTCCGGCTATTAAAGGTATACCGATAACCAAAATAGGAAGTATAATTTTATAGCTCAATCCTGCTGCAAAAATCATCATAGCAAATATAAACATTATGACCAGACAGGTTGATAGGTTCGGCTGCTTAAAAATTAAAAATACAGGTATTGCGGTCAGTATTCCTGTAATAAGCAATGCATATAACTTATCCATTTTATTTTTAAGCAGCACTAAAATCTGAGCCAAGAATATGATAATAATAATTTTACTAAGTTCGGAAGGCTGGAATGTTATAACTTTTAAATCCAACCAGCGTTTAGAACTACGAATGGATATACCAAACAAGCGAACCGCAAATAACAGCCCCAGATTTATAAAATATAAAATGATATAAAACCGGCTGATAAAATGGTAATCTATCATAGAAACAATTGCTATAATAAATACCCCAAGAACGATTCCAAAAATCTGCTTGACAAATAAATCAGGCTCAACAAGCTTTATAAGATAAGTGCCTACTCCGGTGAGCAGTAAAACAATGGCAACCATACTTATATCAAAGTGTTTAAAATTGTACTGCTTAAATTGAAACATTAAAATCATCCTTACTTTTTATTTGATTTCAAATCCTTAATCGGAATATTTGCAAATAGTGCCGGAACAGTCCCATTGTTGCCTTCAGATTCCGTTTGAGTTATCTTAATATCCAACCCGTCTTGATCAATTTCGATGTATCTGGATATAACATTTATAATATCATTTTTTATCTGTTCCATTATTTCCGGCGAACAGTTAGCACGATCTGAAACCAAAACTAATTTTAAACGATCCTTAGCTACGTTACTGGAGGTCTTTTTTCTAAAAAAATCCACCAAACTCATTATACTATCTCCTCTCAATTAGTTTTTCTTAAGTAGGCTGGCAAGTTTACTAAACAGGCCTTGTTTTCCGTTTAAATCTAAATACGGAACTTCCTCTCCCAGTATTCTTTTACATATATTCATGTATGCTTGTCCTGCTAAGGTATCTGACCCTACTAATGGCTCACCCTGATTCGTTGAAATAACAATGTTTTCGTCATCAGGAACAACTCCAATTAAGTCAATAGCAAGAATTTCTACAACATCTGTACTTGACATCATATCGCCACGTTTTACCATGTCATTTCTCAGCCTGTTAACAATCAGATGTGCTTGTTTCATTTCATTGGCTTCTAACAAACCTATTATACGGTCCGCATCACGTACCGCTGATACTTCTGGAGTAGTAACTACTAATGCTCTGTCAGCCCCGGCTATTGCATTTTTAAAACCTTGCTCAATACCTGCTGGACAATCCATTAATATGTAATCAAATTCTTCTTTTAACTCTTCTGCCAATTTTTGCATCTGCTCCGGCGTAACCGATGTTTTATCTCTGGTTTGAGCAGATGGCAGTAGGTATAGGTTGGGGTAACGTTTATCTTTAATTAAAGCCTGTTTAATCCTGCAATTTCCCTCAATTACATCTACAAGATTATATACAATTCGATTTTCCAAACCCATAACAACATCCAGGTTTCTTAAGCCTATATCCGTATCAACTAAAACTACTTTCTTATCTAATTTTGCTAAACCGGTTCCAACATTTGCTGTCGTTGTTGTCTTGCCTACTCCACCCTTTCCGGATGTTATAACGATTACTTCGCCCATTACTATCTTTCCTCCAAACGATTATTATTATATATTAATATCATTTAAAACCTCTTTACTCAAAGGCTCAATGTAGATATTTCCATCTTCCAAGAATGCAATTTTGGTTTCCTTTACAGAATCTTTTACAGGCTTATCCGGAGATCTTGCAATCGTATCGGCAATACGGATTTGAACCGGATTTAAATCCAGTGCCAGGACAAAGGAATTCGTATTGCCGGTTGCACCGGCAAATACTGTTCCTTTTAAGGCACCCAGAACAATAATATTTCCCTTTGAAACTATCCGGGCTCCCGGGTTTACGTCACCGATTACAATAATACTTGTTTCCGATTCCAGAACTTGTCCCGATCGCAAATTGCCTTTATAAAACTGGCCTGTGGTATTGGATAACTCCATTAATTTTTCATCCAGTGCTTTTTTAAAAACTTCTTCCTTTTTTGGGTCATCTTCAATAACGCAAACCACATGAAGCTCCGTCTCATCAGCTATTATATTCAGTATATCTCTTTGTTCTTCATTGGTTAATTTCCTGCCTTCAAAACTAATTGCCATCTGGGCATTATCAAAAAATTTAGCTGAGTCACGAAATTTTTCCGATATCTTTTCTTTCAATTCCCCAAATTCCATTTCAGCATCAAGTACCACTACGATACCGTACTTGTTGCCTTTTATTATAACTGGATTGTTCATGAATACCTCCTGGTACAAATCGTTTTCATAATTCAATACTTAAAATTTAATCGGATACTACAGAATTAGAATCCGGCATAATTGCTGGTCCATCTGCTAACTTATCATAACCGTCCACATTGAAGTAATAACCGTATACATTACGTGCAAGTTCAGCAGCATTACTGGAAGAATAACCATTAGGTATAACCACTGTTACAGATATTTCTGGATTCTTGTATGGTGCATAAGAGACAAACAACGCATGGTTACCACGCGATTTGCTTTCCTGGGCTGTTCCGGTCTTTCCAGCCACCTCATAAGGAAAATCTTTAAACACATAGGATACGGAGCTTTTAGACCCATTTCCTACTTTGTCCATACCTTCCTGTACAAGATCCCACGTAGATGCTTTCACTCCTTCTATACTAGCTTTGGTGGCAACATTTTCAGTCGTTTTATCTTTATATACAATCTTATCAATCAAAGTAAGGTCATATAACATACCTGAAGTAGCAAGTGCTGTTACGTAACGGGATAACTGAACCGGTGTATAATTATTAGTACCCTGTCCAATAGCAGAACGTACGTTATCTTTATCAGAAAGCTTGGGTACTGCTTCTTCAATCTCTATCCCAGATTTCCTATCAAAACCGAATAATGATGCATAGTCCGCAATCTTTTCCAATCCCGCCTGTGCTCTGCTTATTCCAGAAGTATCAAGTCCTAATCTCCAACCCATCTCGTAGAAGAAATAGTTACAGGACACTTCCAGCGCTTCCGTTATGTCTACTGCTCCATGTCCATGAGATGACCAGCATTTTGGCGGATGGGCTTTGTCCACCTTATCAAAAGCAACCTTATCATAAACGGTTTCTGTTTGACCAAGCACACCTTCTTCTAATGCAGCAACTGCTGTTATCATTTTAAAGGTTGAACCGGGTGCAGTACTTTGCTTTGCAGCTCTATGGATTGCAGGTTCAGATAAATCTTCCTGCACCTTCTTAAAATAGTTATAATCTATTTTGTTTGCATATAAATTAGTTTCATATCCGGGATAAGTAACCATTGCAAGCACTTTACCTGTATTTACATCCGTTACCACTACGGATGCACTGCATGGGTCCAGTGCGAGTTGGGCAGGTGTTATGTCAAGACTTCTTATTTTACTGGTTATAAAAGTATAGGCAGATAAAGAACCATTCTTTAACTTGCTTACATCTTCTTCGTTATATTTTAACACACCTTGGTCAAATAATAAAAGACTAATTTCAGCTCCTGATAATTTATAAGAATATACTAATTCCTTATATATCTTCTTATGAAAGGCAGTATCTACAGTTAAAAAGCGCTTAATATATTCCAATAATTTCTGATACAATTCTTCTGTACTATAGTATTCATCACCAATGTCTATTTTAGACAAATCAACCCAATTTTTTGATATAGCATATTGTAAAAATTTGCTTAAACTAATTTTGTTATTATGGTAATCCAAATAGATGCTATCAGCAGTATCAATTTCAGCAGACATTAATACCCCTTGGCTGCTTAACTGCTTGTAGATGTAAGATAAATAATCCTGCATATCTTCTGAAGCACTTTTGTTTAGCGTCGTACTATTGTAAGCTAAGAGCTTTTCCAAATCTGATACTGCTTTTCTAAGTTCAGTTTCAAACTTTGCATAAACCTGCTTTTCCAGACCGGTTGCTTCTTCATCCTGAAATTTTCTGACATCCACTACATTATTGTTTAAGATTGCAAAGTAGACATCATAGATAGGTATCTTAATATTTTTGGCTGAGGTTCCTCTGGAACCTGCATCTGTACTATTATTGATTTTAGATAA
The nucleotide sequence above comes from Anaerocolumna cellulosilytica. Encoded proteins:
- a CDS encoding twitching motility protein PilT is translated as MIQIIAGEKGKGKTKVLIEKANHVSQTAKGSIVYLDKNNKHMYELSNRIRLINVKDYCIENYSEFIGFICGLVSQDHDLEVVFLDSFLSIALTEGPNISLILEKLKRISELYQVDFVISISLNKDELPEIVRKDVIVSL
- a CDS encoding YlmH family RNA-binding protein, which encodes MDKDKEEQILRKRFIELARTADNRGYQTYSDFLNLNEISIFYSLRHELPKVNYYLFGGYNGAERKVLCFYADTDVKAFSDYITCIRMLPLNKKFSDDLNHRDFLGALMNLGIERSLLGDILVKEKEGFVFCKASISEFIVDNLTKIRHTSIRCEILTEELPEIQPDFKEIRGSVSSIRLDAVIALAFHTSRNSILGLISGGKVFVDGRLVESNSYQLKEEETVSVRGLGKFIFKGMENQTKKGRLFVSILKYI
- a CDS encoding DUF378 domain-containing protein — encoded protein: MKTVDYIALCLVIIGAINWGLIGFLGFDLVRVIFGDMTIVSRIIYALVGIAGLYALSYFGRLRSE
- a CDS encoding FtsW/RodA/SpoVE family cell cycle protein, which translates into the protein MFQFKQYNFKHFDISMVAIVLLLTGVGTYLIKLVEPDLFVKQIFGIVLGVFIIAIVSMIDYHFISRFYIILYFINLGLLFAVRLFGISIRSSKRWLDLKVITFQPSELSKIIIIIFLAQILVLLKNKMDKLYALLITGILTAIPVFLIFKQPNLSTCLVIMFIFAMMIFAAGLSYKIILPILVIGIPLIAGTLWGIQQDYDIFFLTDYQQTRIASFLDPQADTSSNTMYQQDNSIQVIGSGQLAGKLITEGKESLISDTYVPIAESDFIFSVAGEALGFIGGCGIIILLSIIIFKCLSIARHAPDRMGMLIAIGIGAMFMFQVFVNVGVATALLPNTGIPLPFVSYGLSSMVSSMIAIGMVINISLQRKNKRG
- a CDS encoding DivIVA domain-containing protein, translating into MITPIELQSKTFKTGIGYDKKDVDNFLNELLIGYEAIYKENMELNDKISVLNEGINYYKTIEKTLQKALVLAEQTAEETKNAANLQATAIKEEARVKAQMIVAEASSEYERLQQQTIQLIRQYEAYKAQFKHLASAQCELLESDSFKIHIANLDTFLEKTSEQGAINFREEAAAGIQPEIKANRIHYTGETVQQTDTSRGSNQDDLEFYNLGEDE
- a CDS encoding YggS family pyridoxal phosphate-dependent enzyme, with the protein product MIKENLTKVQENIQAACIRAGRNRKEVTLIAVSKTNPVSCIEEVLEEGVIEFGENKVQELTEKYRVLPKDLNWHLIGHLQTNKVKYIVDKVKLIHSVDSVRLAEAIDKEAAKRNVICDILIEVNIAKEDSKYGIFAEDVYPFLLEISKFKNIRVKGLMTIAPFVENPEKNREHFRNLRQLNIDIKLKNIDNVSMDVLSMGMTGDYEVAIEEGATMVRVGTGIFGERNYTI
- a CDS encoding YggT family protein, whose translation is MLSLIYNVFYVFFVILEIILFLYVLTSWMQFHKGFRDFLGTLTEPLLGPIRHLLRHSIFNNPTADLAPLIGFVVILFLQDFFYTLK
- a CDS encoding HlyD family efflux transporter periplasmic adaptor subunit codes for the protein MSSNTKVTKYRRRKTVNIGVIVFLIVFVYVLISVFMFFTKEHLTIYEVKEGTTADDFVFQGLIFRKEKVIYTDTAGYINYYHRDGERVSKNSTVYSVDANKNSYDLISSTEESLSISDDETSSIKNEIRDFHKSYENGNFTKAYQLKSELESSILQVINDNMLTNLQNVLAENAEGSTLKVVKSSSSGIITYTMDNYEDLSIDNTTAENFNTENYSKTQLRTMDLIENKSPVYKIITSDKWNILLLLNEEQYNKLKDKDTVKITFSDDGLSANVPITLSKKGSEYYGMLSLDKYMNYYMNQRFISVEISVNSAVGLKIPVSSIVDKEFYLVPLEYFTKGGNSGSNGLNREAITVKDGKEQISTEFIPTDIYYSDEEYGYVDGRLFETGDWIIKNDSEDRYQLLEKKTLEGTFNVNKGYAIFRRIEILYSNEEYCIIKKGTDYGLSVYDNIALDGNTAVEQAVIY
- a CDS encoding D-alanyl-D-alanine carboxypeptidase family protein, with amino-acid sequence MGIRLKMHHIFNRKGHCYNMNKKIMIAVLSLTFLTGCSNSKQILVPYNEADSLAGFDIQAGVETANLFASDLTIIPDELNHMSDTAVSATSALIVNATDDTVVYANNVYERMYPASLTKIITALVVLQKANLNDTVTVSYNASHITESGAKLCGFKEGDKIKLGDLLDSFLIYSGNDAGIAIAEHVAGSEEAFAKLMNEAAKNVGAVHSNFVNSHGLHNDNHYTTAYDLYLIFNELIQYDEFVKIINTTDVTLNYTDSNGQEQVKNFLTTNRYLKNTEKSPEGITVVGGKTGTTSKAGNCLILYSKDNKDKEYISLILQAENGDSLFSQMTRLLEMIP
- a CDS encoding cell division protein SepF — translated: MANIFKNILDSLKLTEDDDYDDYVNEIEEKELKRAEKMERKASSRQQYSTTFEKEDTSPILNNVLNEVKKDKVTRMDRTTTNKVVPIRTTPKGFEVCIMKPTTFEDSQDICDMLLSGRAAVINLEGFDVDLAQRIMDFISGAVYAMNGRLHQISSYIFIISPDTVDISGDYMDLIQNDGFEVPTLNKEF
- the minD gene encoding septum site-determining protein MinD; amino-acid sequence: MGEVIVITSGKGGVGKTTTTANVGTGLAKLDKKVVLVDTDIGLRNLDVVMGLENRIVYNLVDVIEGNCRIKQALIKDKRYPNLYLLPSAQTRDKTSVTPEQMQKLAEELKEEFDYILMDCPAGIEQGFKNAIAGADRALVVTTPEVSAVRDADRIIGLLEANEMKQAHLIVNRLRNDMVKRGDMMSSTDVVEILAIDLIGVVPDDENIVISTNQGEPLVGSDTLAGQAYMNICKRILGEEVPYLDLNGKQGLFSKLASLLKKN
- the minE gene encoding cell division topological specificity factor MinE, which encodes MSLVDFFRKKTSSNVAKDRLKLVLVSDRANCSPEIMEQIKNDIINVISRYIEIDQDGLDIKITQTESEGNNGTVPALFANIPIKDLKSNKK
- a CDS encoding methylglyoxal synthase is translated as MNIGMIAHDAKKKLMQNFCIAYRGILNKHELFATGTTGRLIEEVTNLNVHKYLAGHLGGEQQMGAQIEHNQIDLVIFLRDPLSPKSHEPDVNNVVRLCDTHNIPLATNLASAELLIKALDRGDLDWREIFKA